In Chelonoidis abingdonii isolate Lonesome George chromosome 22, CheloAbing_2.0, whole genome shotgun sequence, one genomic interval encodes:
- the SLC7A4 gene encoding cationic amino acid transporter 4: MAGRLPRSADLTRFCQKLNRVKTLEDDMMETTFNRCLSTIDLTLLGVGGMVGSGLYVLTGTVAKEIAGPAVIVSFIIAGFASLLAALCYAEFGARVPKTGSAYMFTYVSMGEIWAFLIGWNVLLEYMIGGAAVARAWSAYLDSIFSHKVKNFTETHIVTWQVPFLAQYPDFLAAGVLLIATAFISFGAKVSSWLNHVFSAISLGVILFILIMGFILAEPKNWSVQEGGFAPYGLSGIMAGTATCFYAFVGFDVIAASSEEARNPQKAVPRAIAISLGLAAGAYILVSVVLTLMVPWYTLDPDSALADAFYRRGYSWAGFIVAAGSICAMNTVLLSNLFSLPRIVYAMAEDGLFFQVFSRVHPRTQVPVIGIVVFGVLMALMALVFDLEALVQFLSIGTLQAYTFVAASIIVLRFQQEKSAAPPQPVRSQPSPGPNEGAGPSELKEYESFSDKLQLVGTDKVHREPGQLKAAFEPYLAFLSDFYPGEVVTIAVVTLMVSALCLCSILVFGNTHLHLPTWSYSLLLLLFSLGFLLSLLLIWVHEQQQSTKTFQIPFVPLTPALSILLNVYLMLKLSYMTWLRFSVWLILGLLVYFGYGIWHSKENLREPTSRNVSARYVVFPSSSLEETVQAVQPNPQPLTELPDMVTEEAKR; the protein is encoded by the exons ATGGCGGGCCGGCTGCCTCGCTCTGCGGACCTAACCCGCTTCTGCCAGAAGCTCAACCGGGTGAAAACTCTGGAGGATGACATGATGGAGACGACTTTCAACAGATGCCTCTCCACCATTGACCTGACACTGCTGGGCGTAGGGGGCATGGTTGGCTCTGGCCTGTATGTCCTCACGGGCACAGTAGCCAAGGAGATTGCTGGCCCTGCTGTCATTGTCTCTTTCATCATTGCTGGCTTTGCCTCTCTGCTGGCAGCTCTCTGTTATGCCGAGTTCGGTGCCCGGGTGCCTAAGACAGGCTCCGCGTACATGTTCACCTATGTCTCCATGGGCGAGATCTGGGCCTTCCTGATTGGCTGGAATGTGCTCCTGGAGTACATGATCGGGGGCGCTGCGGTGGCGAGGGCATGGAGTGCCTATCTGGATTCCATATTTAGTCATAAAGTAAAAAATTTCACTGAGACCCACATTGTGACATGGCAGGTACCGTTCCTGGCACAGTACCCAGACTTCCTGGCAGCAGGTGTCCTGCTGATAGCCACAGCATTCATCTCCTTTGGGGCCAAAGTGTCCTCCTGGCTTAACCATGTGTTCTCGGCCATCAGCTTGGGTGTGATCCTCTTCATCCTCATTATGGGATTCATTCTCGCAGAACCCAAGAACTGGAGTGTCCAGGAAGGCGGCTTTGCTCCGTATGGGCTGTCGGGCATCATGGCAGGCACGGCCACCTGCTTCTATGCCTTTGTAGGCTTTGATGTCATAGCAGCCTCCAGTGAAGAAGCCAGAAACCCCCAGAAGGCTGTTCCCAGAGCAATAGCCATCTCCTTGGGCCTGGCCGCGGGGGCCTATATACTGGTGTCCGTGGTGCTGACGCTGATGGTGCCCTGGTACACTCTGGATCCTGACTCTGCCCTGGCAGATGCGTTTTACAGACGAGGTTACTCGTGGGCAGGGTTTATAGTTGCTGCTGGTTCCATTTGTG cgaTGAACACGGTTCTGCTGAGcaacctcttctccctccccagaaTTGTTTATGCCATGGCAGAGGACGGGctctttttccaggtgttctccAGAGTGCACCCCCGCACGCAGGTGCCCGTGATCGGGATTGTGGTGTTTGGGGTGCTCATGGCTCTGATGGCCCTCGTCTTCGACCTGGAGGCCCTGGTGCAGTTTCTGTCCATTGGCACTCTGCAGGCTTACACCTTCGTTGCAGCCAGCATCATTGTGCTGCGCTTTCAGCAGGAGAAGTCGGCAGCTCCCCCTCAGCCTGTCAGGAGCCAGCCCAGTCCTGGGCCCAACGAGGGGGCTGGGCCCAGCGAGCTAAAGGAATACGAATCCTTCTCGGACAAGCTGCAGCTGGTGGGCACAGACAAAGTGCACCGGGAGCCAGGGCAGCTGAAGGCAGCTTTTGAGCCCTACCTGGCGTTCCTCAGCGACTTCTACCCTGGGGAGGTGGTCACCATTGCCGTGGTTACCTTGATGGTGTCTGCCCTATGCCTGTGCTCCATCTTGGTATTTGGCAACACCCATCTTCACCTGCCCACCTGGAGCTActccctgctgcttctgctcttcAGCCTGGGATTTCTGCTCAGCTTGCTTCTCATTTGGGTCCATGAGCAACAGCAGAGCACCAAGACCTTTCAG ATTCCCTTTGTGCCGCTCACTCCTGCTCTGAGTATTCTCCTGAATGTCTATCTCATGCTGAAGCTGAGCTACATGACGTGGCTTCGATTCTCCGTCTGGCTGATCCTAG GACTCCTGGTGTACTTTGGTTACGGCATCTGGCACAGCAAAGAGAACCTGCGTGAGCCCACATCCCGCAATGTGAGCGCCCGCTATGTGGTGTTCCctagcagcagcctggaggagaCGGTGCAGGCGGTTcaacccaacccccagcccttgACGGAGCTGCCGGATATGGTTACTGAGGAAGCCAAGCGATGA